Proteins from one Mycolicibacter virginiensis genomic window:
- a CDS encoding DUF6498-containing protein, with protein sequence MTLPESGPESGQDSRRRSKFSPLHLFAVLGVIAVPAFGWFGQHWSGATTVVVYWFENVTMCLLVIARIAIHQRLNPKYGHFRYRGPGTGGPSNSSFLSGFALISLVFCAAHGVFLGAILALLIHNRAPELAMIDLDWRSVGWGCLGVVLFLTMEFLTDLVDLRRWSFRDIETAANVGLGRVMVVHMTLLLGFAGIAATNAPGALFTVFVVLKSLAALSAVVPQWEPARPPRGLSNLMNRLPNVHPGERFEDFWVKDQANERERQRRNEQPWKTARP encoded by the coding sequence GTGACCTTGCCTGAGTCGGGGCCCGAATCCGGGCAGGATTCGCGGCGCCGCTCGAAATTCTCGCCCCTTCATCTGTTCGCCGTGCTCGGCGTCATCGCCGTCCCGGCATTCGGCTGGTTCGGTCAACATTGGTCGGGCGCAACGACCGTGGTCGTGTACTGGTTTGAGAACGTCACGATGTGTCTGCTCGTGATCGCCCGCATCGCCATACACCAGCGCCTGAATCCCAAGTACGGGCACTTCCGCTACCGCGGCCCTGGAACCGGCGGCCCGTCCAATTCGTCGTTCTTGAGCGGCTTCGCCCTGATCAGCCTGGTGTTCTGCGCGGCCCACGGCGTGTTCCTGGGGGCCATCCTCGCGCTGCTGATTCACAACCGAGCGCCCGAGCTTGCGATGATCGATCTGGACTGGCGCAGTGTCGGATGGGGATGCCTGGGCGTAGTGCTATTCCTGACGATGGAATTCCTCACCGACCTGGTCGACCTGCGCCGCTGGTCCTTCCGGGATATCGAGACCGCGGCCAACGTCGGCCTGGGCCGCGTCATGGTCGTGCACATGACGCTGCTTCTCGGATTCGCCGGGATTGCCGCGACGAACGCGCCCGGTGCGCTGTTCACGGTATTCGTCGTGCTCAAGAGTCTGGCCGCGCTCAGCGCGGTGGTTCCCCAATGGGAGCCGGCGAGGCCGCCACGCGGGCTCAGCAACCTGATGAATCGGCTCCCCAACGTGCACCCCGGCGAACGATTCGAGGACTTTTGGGTGAAGGACCAAGCCAACGAACGCGAGCGGCAACGA
- a CDS encoding NAD(P)H-dependent flavin oxidoreductase, with translation MANRIKSLLGVAYPVVQAPMTYIARAELAAAVSEAGGLGVIETLTPEGRVDLQRVRELTDKPVAANLMIQGWKGDPSIVDTLAEAGVRHVFTSAGDPALFTKPLHDAGMTVVHVVGSLKGALKAADAGVDALVVEGVEGGGFKSLLGASTMVLLPLVAENVDLPIIAAGGICDARSAAAALVLGAEGVQMGTRMLASHESAVHANFKDAIVAANDSGTVLLDVPGNPTMRVLRTGLAARVAAHDPDSRLLGKITELYFDGDMEASVANTGQVSSRIVDLLPVAEIIRRTWDEIEAVLDGARSRAESL, from the coding sequence GTGGCCAACCGCATCAAATCCCTGCTCGGCGTCGCCTATCCCGTCGTCCAGGCCCCGATGACCTACATCGCGCGCGCCGAACTCGCCGCTGCGGTGTCCGAGGCGGGCGGGCTCGGCGTGATCGAGACCCTCACTCCCGAGGGGCGTGTCGATCTGCAACGGGTACGCGAGCTCACCGACAAGCCGGTGGCGGCCAACCTGATGATCCAGGGATGGAAGGGCGACCCTTCGATTGTCGACACCCTGGCCGAAGCCGGCGTGCGCCATGTCTTCACCTCCGCCGGCGACCCGGCATTGTTCACCAAACCACTGCACGACGCCGGCATGACGGTGGTCCACGTGGTCGGCTCGCTCAAGGGCGCGCTCAAAGCCGCCGATGCCGGTGTCGATGCGCTGGTGGTTGAGGGCGTCGAAGGCGGCGGGTTCAAGTCACTGCTGGGCGCCTCAACCATGGTGCTGCTCCCCCTGGTCGCCGAGAACGTTGACCTGCCGATCATCGCCGCCGGTGGCATCTGCGATGCCCGCTCGGCCGCAGCGGCGCTGGTGTTGGGCGCCGAGGGCGTGCAGATGGGCACCCGGATGTTGGCCAGTCACGAATCCGCGGTGCACGCGAACTTCAAGGACGCCATTGTGGCCGCAAACGATTCCGGCACAGTGCTTCTCGACGTTCCCGGCAATCCGACCATGCGGGTCCTGCGGACCGGACTGGCCGCTCGGGTCGCTGCGCACGACCCGGATTCACGGCTGCTGGGAAAGATCACCGAGCTGTATTTCGACGGTGACATGGAGGCCAGCGTCGCCAACACCGGCCAAGTATCGTCCCGGATCGTCGATCTTCTTCCGGTGGCCGAGATCATTCGCCGCACGTGGGACGAGATCGAAGCGGTGCTGGACGGCGCACGATCGCGAGCCGAGAGTTTGTGA
- a CDS encoding alpha/beta fold hydrolase, with amino-acid sequence MLKHEIHGTGEPLVLVHGITHRRQAWYPVLEHLTDHRTVVLFDLPGHGESHDFVVRNDDVQGTLRDELVGLLDQLGLERPHIAGNSLGGRIAMEAAADNLVSSATVLSPAAYWHNAIDFAYIRLLFTWLTTSARLLAPVVPRLARSPRARHIMGGVVSAHPERIPADEFIGDLNGMRRAIPAMKKIFPAAEVFDREIPADIPVTVAWAARDRILLPYQARIAEKRLPQARHIRLPGCGHVPMADDPELVARVLLEGSAPSARAEAS; translated from the coding sequence ATGTTGAAGCACGAGATCCATGGAACTGGTGAGCCCTTGGTGCTCGTCCACGGGATCACGCACCGCAGGCAGGCCTGGTATCCCGTACTCGAGCACCTCACCGACCATCGCACCGTCGTGCTCTTCGACCTGCCCGGTCACGGCGAATCGCACGACTTTGTGGTTCGCAACGACGACGTACAGGGAACCCTGCGCGACGAACTGGTCGGGCTCTTGGACCAGCTGGGACTTGAGCGCCCGCACATTGCCGGGAACTCCCTGGGCGGCCGGATCGCGATGGAGGCCGCCGCAGACAATCTGGTCTCGAGCGCGACCGTGCTCTCCCCCGCGGCGTATTGGCACAACGCCATCGACTTCGCCTACATCCGTCTGCTCTTCACGTGGCTGACGACCAGCGCCCGCCTGCTGGCCCCCGTGGTGCCAAGGCTCGCTCGTTCGCCGCGGGCACGGCACATCATGGGCGGGGTGGTGTCAGCCCACCCCGAGCGGATCCCGGCCGACGAATTCATAGGCGACCTCAACGGCATGCGGCGGGCCATTCCCGCCATGAAGAAGATCTTCCCGGCCGCCGAAGTGTTCGACCGCGAGATCCCGGCCGACATCCCAGTGACCGTCGCATGGGCCGCGCGTGACCGGATCCTGCTGCCCTACCAAGCGCGGATCGCCGAGAAGCGACTCCCCCAGGCCCGCCACATCCGACTGCCCGGGTGCGGCCACGTCCCGATGGCCGACGACCCCGAGCTCGTGGCACGCGTCCTGCTCGAGGGTAGCGCTCCCAGCGCGCGGGCCGAGGCTTCGTAG
- a CDS encoding MgtC/SapB family protein, which produces MTTWLAQGFFSGTGQGTRQVVELVAAFALTALIGLEREIRGKSAGLCTQTIVGTSAGLILLVSKYGFGDVIAAGTVILDPSRVAAQIVSGIGFLGAGLIITRRGAVIGLTTAAAIWESAAIGMAAAAGLLLLAVVVTMLHFVIVIGIAPSVRRMATRLPGSVRVHVIYQDGRGILRKLLEACDLHSWHLTSLVTDSPATSPATVGLPLGSHSQTADHVGVTITLSGPRVVEATRILADIEGVTRIDQLHDDAD; this is translated from the coding sequence ATGACTACGTGGCTGGCGCAGGGGTTTTTCAGCGGAACAGGTCAGGGGACCCGGCAGGTCGTCGAGTTGGTGGCGGCGTTCGCGTTGACCGCGCTCATCGGTCTGGAACGCGAGATCCGGGGCAAAAGCGCCGGGTTGTGTACCCAGACGATTGTCGGCACGTCAGCGGGATTGATTCTGCTGGTCAGCAAGTACGGGTTCGGTGACGTCATCGCCGCGGGCACGGTGATCCTGGACCCGTCGCGCGTTGCGGCGCAGATTGTGTCGGGCATCGGCTTTCTGGGAGCGGGCCTGATCATCACGCGCCGTGGTGCGGTGATCGGGCTGACCACCGCGGCGGCCATCTGGGAGTCGGCGGCGATCGGGATGGCCGCCGCTGCGGGGCTGCTGTTGTTGGCCGTGGTGGTGACCATGCTGCACTTCGTGATCGTGATCGGGATCGCGCCGTCGGTGCGACGGATGGCGACGCGACTGCCCGGTTCGGTACGCGTGCATGTCATCTACCAGGACGGCCGGGGAATCCTGCGGAAACTGTTGGAGGCGTGCGATCTGCACAGCTGGCATCTGACCTCGTTGGTCACCGATTCACCTGCGACCTCGCCCGCGACGGTGGGATTGCCCCTTGGATCGCACAGCCAGACCGCCGATCACGTCGGTGTCACGATCACCTTGTCGGGTCCCCGCGTCGTCGAGGCAACGCGGATACTTGCTGATATCGAGGGTGTCACCCGGATCGACCAACTGCATGACGACGCCGACTGA
- a CDS encoding cellulose-binding domain-containing protein: MGAVLHSRVKRWCTALHVGLAVAMVAILGFATSAVAHAAAATATLSVTSTWQTGFIARFTITNWSSVPMTDWRLEFDLPANESISHAWNSSVGRSGTHYVLAPANWNRIIAPGGTARGGFRGVVSGTYSPPVNCMLNRQLLCT; this comes from the coding sequence ATGGGCGCAGTACTCCACAGTCGCGTGAAACGCTGGTGCACAGCGCTTCACGTTGGCCTGGCGGTGGCGATGGTGGCCATCCTCGGATTCGCTACCAGCGCGGTGGCTCATGCGGCCGCGGCCACCGCGACGTTGTCGGTGACCTCGACGTGGCAGACCGGCTTCATCGCCCGCTTCACCATCACCAACTGGAGCTCGGTGCCGATGACCGATTGGCGGCTTGAATTCGACCTGCCGGCCAATGAATCCATCTCGCACGCGTGGAACAGCAGCGTTGGCCGATCCGGCACGCACTATGTTCTGGCCCCGGCGAATTGGAATCGGATCATCGCGCCGGGCGGCACCGCCAGGGGTGGTTTTCGAGGCGTGGTGTCCGGGACATACTCGCCACCGGTGAATTGCATGCTCAACAGGCAGCTTCTCTGCACCTAG
- a CDS encoding HNH endonuclease signature motif containing protein, with the protein MSSTATAASAETRPDQRLEVLFEELSELTGQRNAIDGRIVEIVAEIDHDELWGATGARSVGALVAWKTGVSPGNAHTIATVAHRLEAFPRCAQGMREGRFSLDQVGVIAGRATEGSDEHYAQLAGVATVNQLRTAVNLEPRPDPGPRPDPQPAITKNSNAELDIWRIALPHTESAIFDAALQSHLDALIAAWNRDRDTSSATPDNTPPMPTQIDAFLALVETGWDTEVRRRPHGQRTTVVVHLDVQQQIGALHLGPLLSEAERQYLTCDATCEVWFERAGEVIGCGRSTRTISRRLRRALEHRHATCAVPGCSATRGLHAHHIRHWEDGGATELNNLVLLCPYHHRLHHRGIITITGPAENLVVTDADGRQLHRGSLARPPRTPAPVVAPCPGPTGERADWWWYQPFQPQAPPSTN; encoded by the coding sequence ATGTCCTCGACCGCGACCGCCGCCAGCGCCGAAACGCGTCCTGACCAGCGCCTCGAGGTGCTCTTCGAGGAACTGTCGGAATTGACCGGTCAGCGCAACGCGATCGATGGCCGCATCGTGGAGATCGTCGCCGAGATCGACCACGACGAACTGTGGGGCGCTACCGGGGCACGCTCGGTCGGCGCGCTGGTGGCCTGGAAGACCGGCGTATCGCCGGGCAACGCGCACACCATCGCGACGGTGGCGCACCGACTCGAAGCGTTTCCCCGCTGCGCCCAAGGGATGCGGGAAGGCCGCTTCTCCCTCGACCAGGTCGGCGTCATCGCCGGGCGGGCAACCGAGGGTTCCGACGAGCACTACGCACAATTGGCCGGCGTAGCCACGGTCAACCAGCTACGCACCGCGGTCAACCTGGAACCACGCCCCGACCCCGGTCCGCGGCCCGACCCGCAGCCGGCGATCACCAAGAACTCCAACGCCGAACTCGACATCTGGCGCATCGCCTTGCCGCACACCGAATCAGCGATCTTCGACGCCGCACTGCAATCGCATCTCGATGCTCTCATCGCCGCGTGGAACCGCGACCGCGACACCAGCAGCGCCACACCCGACAACACTCCCCCGATGCCGACCCAGATCGACGCCTTCCTAGCGCTGGTCGAAACCGGCTGGGACACCGAGGTGCGCCGACGACCGCACGGTCAGCGCACCACGGTGGTGGTGCATCTTGATGTCCAACAGCAGATCGGCGCCCTGCACCTGGGCCCCCTACTCTCGGAAGCCGAGCGGCAGTACCTGACCTGTGACGCCACCTGCGAAGTGTGGTTCGAGCGTGCCGGCGAAGTGATCGGGTGCGGTCGATCGACCCGCACCATCAGCCGTCGACTGCGCCGCGCCCTCGAACACCGCCACGCCACCTGTGCTGTTCCCGGCTGCAGCGCCACCCGCGGCCTGCACGCCCACCACATCCGGCACTGGGAAGACGGCGGCGCCACCGAACTGAACAACCTGGTACTGCTCTGCCCCTACCACCACCGGCTGCATCACCGCGGCATCATCACCATCACCGGACCTGCCGAGAATCTCGTTGTCACCGATGCCGACGGCCGACAACTCCACCGAGGATCACTGGCCCGCCCACCCCGCACCCCAGCACCGGTAGTCGCACCCTGCCCCGGACCGACCGGCGAACGCGCCGACTGGTGGTGGTACCAACCCTTCCAACCCCAAGCCCCACCAAGCACCAACTAG
- a CDS encoding dihydrofolate reductase family protein, which translates to MGKLIYGFNVSVDGYIADAQGSIDWSEPSDELHQYWNDFERETALSFYGRRLYELMAAYWPTADEAPDAPPLIVDFARIWRAMPKVVFSRTLESVDWNSRLERGDPVEVVSKLKTETDGNLEVAGATLAAPIVQAGLVDEFRIVIAPTAVGGGTPFFPTLPSWISLRLLENRSFPGGTVLLRYAAKHD; encoded by the coding sequence ATGGGCAAGCTCATCTACGGCTTCAACGTGTCGGTGGACGGCTACATCGCCGACGCACAAGGCAGCATCGACTGGAGCGAGCCGAGCGACGAACTGCACCAGTACTGGAACGACTTCGAACGCGAGACCGCGCTGTCGTTCTACGGGCGGCGGCTCTACGAACTGATGGCCGCTTACTGGCCCACTGCCGACGAGGCCCCGGACGCTCCCCCGTTGATCGTCGACTTCGCCCGCATCTGGCGCGCCATGCCCAAGGTCGTGTTCTCACGCACCCTGGAGTCGGTCGACTGGAATTCCCGCCTGGAGCGCGGCGACCCGGTCGAGGTGGTGTCGAAGTTGAAAACCGAAACCGACGGCAACCTGGAGGTGGCCGGCGCGACGCTGGCGGCACCGATCGTGCAGGCCGGACTCGTGGACGAATTCCGGATCGTGATCGCCCCCACCGCCGTGGGCGGCGGCACCCCATTCTTCCCGACCCTGCCGTCCTGGATCTCGCTGCGGCTGTTGGAGAACCGCAGCTTCCCGGGCGGCACGGTGCTGCTGCGCTACGCGGCTAAGCACGACTGA
- a CDS encoding IS256 family transposase codes for MAEALRASGTVDELLAQIDTGQVALTGEGGLLPGLIKLALERGLAAELTDHLGYEKGDPVGRELPNARNGASPKTVLTEAGPVPLDVPRDRDGSFTPRLVPKGQRRIGGLDDMIISLYAGGMTLRDIQFHLASTIGAEVSHETISKIVDEISDEVLSWQRRPLESLYPVIYLDAMIVKVKDGGHTRNKAAHIAVGVDMAGIKHVLGIWVQNNEGAAFWASVCADLANRGIKDVLIVCCDGLTGFPEAIAATWSQATVQTCVVHLIRNALRFVSYSDRKAVANALKPVYTAVDADAARAELDAFGASELGSKNPTVTRVFDRAWEQFIPFLAFPPELRRVIYTTNSIESLNYQMRKVIKTRGQFPNDAAVVKLLWLAICNIEDKRAADRAKERGQKRCRTAPGRLVEGQVVTNWKKALEQLTLVYPDRIDPYL; via the coding sequence ATGGCCGAGGCGCTTCGGGCCTCGGGCACGGTGGATGAGCTGCTGGCTCAGATCGATACCGGACAGGTTGCGCTGACCGGTGAGGGCGGCTTGTTGCCCGGCTTGATCAAGCTCGCCTTGGAGCGGGGTTTGGCGGCCGAGCTGACTGATCACCTGGGCTATGAGAAGGGTGATCCGGTCGGCCGGGAGCTGCCCAATGCCCGTAACGGCGCGTCACCCAAGACGGTGCTAACTGAGGCGGGCCCGGTGCCTTTGGATGTGCCTCGGGACCGGGACGGTTCGTTCACCCCGCGGCTGGTGCCCAAGGGCCAACGCCGCATCGGGGGCCTCGATGACATGATCATCTCCCTGTATGCCGGTGGAATGACATTGCGAGACATCCAATTTCACCTGGCCTCCACGATCGGCGCCGAGGTCTCCCATGAGACGATCTCCAAGATCGTCGACGAGATCTCCGATGAGGTTTTGAGCTGGCAGCGCCGGCCGCTGGAGTCGCTGTACCCGGTGATCTACCTCGACGCGATGATCGTGAAGGTCAAAGACGGCGGCCATACCCGCAACAAGGCCGCTCACATCGCCGTAGGCGTCGATATGGCCGGGATCAAGCATGTTCTGGGCATCTGGGTCCAGAACAACGAAGGAGCGGCGTTCTGGGCGTCGGTGTGTGCTGACCTGGCTAACCGCGGGATCAAGGACGTGCTGATCGTCTGCTGCGACGGGTTGACCGGGTTCCCCGAGGCGATCGCGGCCACCTGGTCACAGGCCACCGTGCAGACGTGTGTGGTGCACTTAATCCGCAACGCGCTGCGATTCGTGTCCTACAGCGACCGCAAGGCCGTAGCCAACGCCCTCAAACCCGTGTACACCGCGGTCGACGCCGACGCTGCCCGCGCCGAGCTTGATGCCTTCGGGGCATCGGAATTGGGCTCCAAGAACCCGACGGTGACCAGGGTCTTCGATCGGGCCTGGGAGCAGTTCATTCCGTTCCTGGCATTCCCACCTGAGCTGCGGCGGGTGATCTACACGACGAACTCGATCGAGTCGCTGAACTACCAGATGCGCAAAGTCATCAAGACTCGCGGCCAGTTCCCCAACGACGCCGCCGTGGTGAAGTTGCTCTGGTTGGCGATCTGCAACATCGAGGACAAACGGGCCGCTGATCGGGCCAAGGAACGCGGCCAGAAACGTTGCCGAACAGCCCCCGGACGGCTCGTGGAAGGACAGGTGGTCACCAACTGGAAGAAGGCCCTCGAACAGCTCACGCTGGTCTACCCAGATCGCATCGATCCGTATCTGTAA
- a CDS encoding YaeQ family protein, with protein MALSATVFKVELGVSDVDHGYYADHALTVARHPSENDERMVVRLLAFGLRAHRLADVDGELAFGAGLSTPGVPDLALTDYTGRILEWINVGQPDERALGKAAGQADQVLLFPFASGVATWWRTVGPKVAGLPNLSGGCQMVCVGPGSGRISGRDDRQGCGLAVG; from the coding sequence GTGGCCCTTTCTGCAACGGTATTCAAAGTCGAACTTGGCGTCTCCGATGTCGATCACGGTTACTACGCCGATCACGCGCTGACCGTGGCCCGTCACCCCAGTGAGAACGATGAGCGCATGGTGGTGCGGCTGTTGGCCTTTGGGCTGCGCGCGCACCGCCTCGCCGACGTCGACGGTGAGTTGGCGTTCGGGGCGGGCCTGTCCACACCCGGCGTACCGGACTTGGCGCTCACCGACTACACCGGCCGGATCCTGGAGTGGATCAACGTCGGCCAGCCCGACGAACGCGCCTTGGGCAAGGCGGCCGGCCAGGCCGACCAGGTGCTGCTGTTCCCCTTCGCTTCGGGCGTGGCCACCTGGTGGCGCACCGTCGGCCCCAAAGTGGCCGGGCTGCCGAACCTGTCGGGGGGGTGTCAGATGGTCTGTGTAGGTCCGGGAAGCGGAAGGATCTCAGGACGTGACGACAGACAGGGATGTGGACTCGCAGTTGGTTGA
- a CDS encoding TetR/AcrR family transcriptional regulator, with translation MAPPDRYRPRKQPKQDRAKETRQRVLDAAAQVFSERGYSKGTTNRIAEIAELSIGSLYQYFPNKDAILRALMDQHVEAGRELLVQRTADGLPDRLEDTLRVFVRSAIDNHREDPGLHRVLFEEAPRSPEFLDHLHHLERMAVASTVQLLAAYPEVNVSDLTTAAQVTVATIEALVHRLIATPTPVAADVAEDAIVTMLCSYLAGSAR, from the coding sequence ATCGCTCCACCAGACCGGTACCGCCCCCGTAAGCAGCCGAAACAGGACCGTGCCAAGGAGACTCGGCAACGGGTCCTCGATGCTGCTGCTCAAGTTTTTTCCGAGCGCGGCTATTCGAAGGGCACCACCAACCGCATCGCTGAAATTGCGGAGCTGTCCATCGGTTCGCTGTATCAGTACTTCCCGAACAAGGATGCGATCCTGCGCGCCCTGATGGACCAGCACGTCGAGGCGGGTAGGGAACTGCTGGTCCAACGCACCGCCGACGGCCTGCCCGACCGCCTTGAGGACACGCTCCGAGTCTTTGTCCGCTCGGCCATCGACAACCATCGCGAAGACCCGGGGCTGCATCGAGTGCTCTTCGAGGAAGCTCCGCGATCCCCCGAGTTCCTCGACCACCTGCACCATCTCGAACGCATGGCGGTCGCATCCACCGTACAGCTACTCGCTGCGTACCCCGAGGTGAACGTCAGCGATCTCACGACCGCCGCACAGGTCACCGTCGCCACCATCGAAGCGCTGGTCCACCGACTTATCGCAACACCCACCCCGGTTGCCGCCGACGTAGCGGAAGACGCGATCGTCACGATGCTCTGCAGCTACCTTGCCGGCAGCGCCCGGTGA
- a CDS encoding NAD(P)H-dependent oxidoreductase, with product MSQSLLSARVLVLVGSLRSGSLNRQLAATAINLAPPQIEPILFDRLGELPHYNEDLDVAPANEAVEALRAEAANSDALLVVTPEYNGGLPGVVKNAFDWLSRPYGEAALTGKPAAVIGTALGRYGAAWAHADARKTLAIAGAKVPDDIELSIPAKNFNGLHPQESEEVVESLRGVWSQLIRHLQS from the coding sequence ATGAGCCAATCACTACTCAGTGCCCGGGTTCTCGTCCTCGTCGGCAGCTTGCGATCCGGTTCGCTTAATCGTCAGCTGGCCGCGACGGCCATCAACCTTGCGCCCCCTCAGATCGAGCCGATTCTGTTCGATCGTTTAGGCGAGTTGCCGCATTACAACGAAGACCTCGACGTTGCACCGGCCAACGAAGCTGTCGAAGCTCTTCGCGCAGAGGCGGCCAACTCCGACGCCCTGTTGGTGGTCACTCCCGAGTACAACGGCGGTTTGCCCGGCGTCGTCAAGAACGCGTTCGATTGGCTCTCACGCCCGTACGGCGAGGCCGCATTGACCGGCAAGCCCGCAGCCGTGATCGGCACCGCGCTGGGCCGCTATGGCGCGGCCTGGGCGCACGCGGACGCACGAAAGACGCTCGCGATCGCCGGCGCGAAGGTACCCGACGACATCGAACTGTCGATCCCGGCCAAGAACTTCAACGGGCTACATCCGCAGGAGTCAGAGGAAGTAGTCGAATCGCTGCGCGGAGTCTGGTCACAGCTGATTCGCCACTTGCAGAGCTGA
- a CDS encoding NAD-dependent epimerase/dehydratase family protein, producing MRVFVTGGTGAIGSHAVPALIAAGHEVTAMVRNDAKASVVASQGATPLQVSLFDRDALSEAFRGHDAVVNMASALPSPQRFVLKSAWEQCHRIRTEGSAAVVDAAHAAGVSRVVQESVAMLYRDGADRWLDEDCPVDHYPSSTGNHAAEDSARRFAETGGDAVILRFGLFYGPGAAHSEQIIDMARRHVAFQAGRRDSYMSSIYLTDAASAVVAALTCAAGTYNVVDDEPVTKSQNTQALADSAGVRPWITGPGRLALLLGDRTTSMTRSLRVSNKRFREATGWAPRYRSVREGYSAMAAIAWGS from the coding sequence GTGCGCGTGTTCGTCACGGGCGGTACCGGCGCGATCGGCAGCCACGCGGTGCCCGCACTGATCGCCGCCGGCCACGAGGTCACCGCGATGGTGCGAAATGACGCGAAGGCATCGGTCGTGGCCAGCCAGGGTGCTACCCCGCTTCAGGTGTCGCTGTTCGATCGCGATGCGCTCAGCGAGGCGTTTCGCGGCCACGATGCGGTGGTGAACATGGCTTCGGCACTTCCGTCTCCGCAGCGGTTCGTGTTGAAATCCGCCTGGGAGCAGTGTCATCGCATCCGTACCGAGGGGTCGGCGGCGGTCGTCGACGCAGCGCACGCGGCAGGGGTTTCGCGAGTGGTGCAAGAGTCGGTGGCGATGCTCTACCGCGATGGAGCGGATCGCTGGCTTGACGAGGATTGCCCCGTCGACCACTACCCCAGCTCCACAGGCAACCACGCGGCCGAGGACAGCGCGCGGCGATTCGCCGAAACCGGCGGCGATGCAGTCATTTTGCGGTTCGGGCTGTTCTACGGGCCAGGAGCGGCGCATAGCGAACAGATCATAGATATGGCCCGGCGTCACGTGGCGTTCCAGGCCGGCCGCCGCGACTCCTACATGTCGTCGATCTACCTCACCGATGCGGCCAGCGCAGTGGTTGCCGCACTGACCTGCGCCGCCGGCACCTACAACGTCGTCGATGACGAGCCGGTCACCAAGTCGCAGAACACCCAGGCGCTAGCCGATTCCGCTGGTGTCAGGCCATGGATCACTGGGCCGGGTCGGTTGGCGCTGCTGCTCGGCGATCGCACCACGTCGATGACCAGATCACTGCGTGTCAGCAACAAACGCTTTCGCGAGGCCACCGGATGGGCACCTCGCTATCGCAGTGTCCGAGAGGGCTACTCAGCCATGGCGGCCATTGCCTGGGGCAGTTGA